A region of Sphingomonas sp. DNA encodes the following proteins:
- the queC gene encoding 7-cyano-7-deazaguanine synthase QueC: MNVAPPSAAFAVVLLSGGLDSMVAAGLAREAGFRLLALTIDYNQRHRIELEAATRIAARLGAERHVVLPLDLTQFGGSALTDAIAVPKDGVEEGVIPVTYVPARNTIFLSLCLGWAEAAGARDLFIGVNALDYSGYPDCRPDFVAAFEAMANLATKAGVEGEGFTVHTPLIAMSKADIAREAARLGLDAGMSWSCYDPAPGGRHCGLCDSCRLRAKGFEEAGLGDPTRYAAAP, from the coding sequence ATGAACGTCGCCCCGCCCAGTGCCGCCTTTGCCGTCGTCCTCCTGTCAGGCGGCCTCGATTCGATGGTCGCCGCCGGCCTCGCCCGCGAAGCGGGTTTCCGGCTGCTCGCGCTCACGATCGATTACAACCAGCGCCATCGGATCGAGCTGGAGGCGGCGACGCGGATCGCCGCTCGGCTGGGCGCCGAACGCCATGTCGTGCTGCCGCTCGACCTGACGCAATTCGGCGGATCGGCGCTGACCGACGCGATCGCCGTGCCGAAGGACGGGGTGGAGGAGGGCGTGATTCCGGTCACCTACGTGCCCGCGCGCAACACGATCTTCCTGTCGCTGTGCCTCGGCTGGGCGGAGGCGGCTGGCGCGCGCGATCTCTTCATCGGCGTCAACGCGCTCGATTATTCGGGCTATCCCGATTGCCGGCCGGACTTCGTCGCCGCGTTCGAGGCGATGGCCAATCTCGCCACCAAAGCGGGCGTGGAAGGGGAGGGCTTCACCGTCCACACCCCGCTGATCGCGATGAGCAAGGCCGACATCGCCCGCGAGGCGGCGCGGCTCGGCCTCGACGCGGGGATGAGCTGGTCCTGCTACGATCCGGCGCCGGGCGGACGGCATTGCGGCCTGTGCGATTCCTGCCGCCTGCGCGCCAAGGGGTTCGAGGAAGCGGGGCTGGGCGATCCGACCCGCTACGCGGCGGCGCCATGA
- the queE gene encoding 7-carboxy-7-deazaguanine synthase gives MSYAVKEIFLTLQGEGMQAGRRAVFLRLAGCNLWSGREQDRAGAQCTFCDTDFVGMDGENGGRYGAAALADKVTALWAGGERPLVVITGGEPMLQLDNVLIDALHARGFEVAVETNGTLPAPDGIDWICVSPKAGNALVQRSGDELKLVWPQEGIDPAALADLDFRHFLIQPMDCADGQAALAASIAFVLANPRWRLSLQTHKLLGLP, from the coding sequence ATGAGCTACGCAGTCAAGGAGATATTCCTGACGCTGCAGGGCGAGGGGATGCAGGCGGGGCGGCGGGCCGTGTTCCTGCGCCTGGCGGGCTGCAACCTGTGGAGCGGGCGCGAGCAGGACCGGGCCGGGGCGCAATGCACCTTCTGCGACACCGATTTCGTCGGCATGGATGGGGAAAATGGCGGGCGTTACGGCGCGGCCGCGCTGGCGGACAAGGTGACGGCGCTGTGGGCCGGGGGCGAACGTCCGCTCGTCGTGATCACCGGCGGCGAGCCGATGCTGCAGCTCGACAATGTCTTGATCGACGCGCTCCACGCGCGCGGCTTCGAGGTCGCGGTGGAGACGAACGGCACGCTGCCGGCGCCGGACGGGATCGACTGGATCTGCGTCAGCCCCAAGGCCGGCAATGCGCTGGTTCAGCGCAGCGGCGACGAACTGAAGCTGGTCTGGCCGCAGGAGGGAATCGACCCGGCGGCGTTGGCCGATCTCGATTTCCGCCATTTCCTGATCCAGCCGATGGACTGCGCCGACGGCCAGGCGGCGCTGGCGGCATCGATCGCCTTCGTCCTGGCCAATCCGCGCTGGCGGCTCAGCCTCCAGACGCACAAACTGCTGGGGCTGCCCTGA
- the lipB gene encoding lipoyl(octanoyl) transferase LipB: MGDPARSGTAEAVEWRLSPGLTAFENALADMEARAAAIRAGAGAERIWLLEHPPLYTAGTSADPAELFNPRGFPVHAAGRGGRYTYHGPGQRVAYVQLDLDRRGRDVRRYVHALEGWAIDALAALGVAARRAPGRIGIWVDQGDTEAKIGAIGVRVRRWVTLHGLAINVDPDLSHFSGIVPCGIAEFPVTSLAAMGLSDAGPALDRALEDGLPAFLATLAPESAQA, encoded by the coding sequence ATGGGCGATCCGGCCCGGTCCGGGACGGCCGAAGCCGTGGAGTGGCGGCTGTCGCCCGGCCTGACCGCCTTTGAGAACGCGCTCGCCGACATGGAGGCGCGCGCCGCGGCGATTCGCGCGGGCGCGGGCGCCGAACGCATCTGGCTGCTGGAACATCCGCCGCTCTACACGGCCGGGACCAGCGCCGATCCCGCCGAATTGTTCAATCCGCGGGGATTCCCGGTCCACGCCGCCGGGCGCGGCGGGCGCTACACCTATCACGGGCCGGGCCAGAGGGTCGCCTATGTCCAGCTCGATCTCGACCGGCGGGGACGCGACGTGCGCCGCTATGTCCACGCACTGGAAGGCTGGGCGATCGACGCGCTGGCCGCGCTCGGCGTCGCCGCGCGCCGCGCGCCGGGCCGGATCGGCATCTGGGTCGATCAGGGGGACACGGAAGCGAAGATCGGCGCGATCGGCGTGCGGGTGCGGCGCTGGGTGACGCTGCACGGCCTGGCGATCAACGTCGATCCGGACCTGTCGCACTTCTCCGGCATCGTGCCGTGCGGCATCGCCGAATTTCCGGTGACGAGCCTCGCGGCGATGGGGCTGTCCGACGCCGGCCCGGCGCTGGATCGCGCGCTGGAGGATGGCCTGCCGGCCTTTCTGGCGACGCTCGCGCCGGAATCCGCACAGGCTTGA